The following coding sequences are from one uncultured Bacteroides sp. window:
- a CDS encoding aminotransferase class V-fold PLP-dependent enzyme encodes MEMKSYVFPGNIESDILNIAAEQIPYMRTAQFSALVKESETMFLDLIACEGGRVLFYTASGTAAMEAVVTNFVALKKKAFILSGGSFGRRWKDICEYYSCVNVSFELPFAKDADYEKLEAAVAASRPEVFLCQHHETSTGQLFDLKKISDICKRYNVYLVVDVISSFLADPFNMDALGVDICVTSSQKGLNIPPGLSFVVLGKRVLRESFAHKGYYLDFKENLKNLERGQTPYSPATTLFLQLHARLKKDVQLGYDSIVNEVREKALYFRSLCQKNNWEMPVEVPSNCITGFFVYRNGDILFAELMKMGIYIMPGGTPNYFRVSHLGVQTYEDLDRLASCIKEIENR; translated from the coding sequence ATGGAAATGAAATCATATGTATTTCCCGGAAATATAGAGAGCGATATCTTGAATATTGCTGCTGAACAGATTCCTTATATGCGGACTGCTCAATTTTCTGCTCTGGTAAAAGAATCTGAGACGATGTTTTTGGATTTAATAGCTTGCGAGGGTGGGCGAGTGTTATTTTATACAGCCTCAGGTACTGCTGCAATGGAAGCTGTAGTAACAAACTTTGTTGCTCTTAAGAAAAAAGCATTTATTCTTTCAGGTGGCTCTTTTGGTCGCCGATGGAAAGATATCTGTGAGTACTATTCTTGTGTGAATGTTTCTTTTGAACTTCCTTTTGCTAAGGATGCTGATTATGAGAAGTTAGAGGCTGCTGTTGCGGCATCTCGTCCTGAAGTTTTTCTATGCCAACATCATGAAACATCTACAGGACAATTATTCGACTTAAAGAAGATCTCTGATATTTGTAAGAGATATAATGTTTATTTAGTAGTAGATGTCATTAGCTCTTTTTTAGCCGATCCTTTTAATATGGATGCTTTAGGTGTTGATATATGCGTAACTAGTAGCCAAAAAGGATTGAATATCCCTCCCGGTCTTTCTTTTGTTGTGTTAGGGAAAAGGGTCCTGAGAGAATCGTTTGCACATAAGGGATATTATCTTGATTTTAAAGAGAATTTAAAAAATCTAGAACGAGGCCAGACTCCATATAGTCCGGCTACAACCCTCTTTCTACAATTACATGCTCGTTTAAAAAAAGACGTTCAACTTGGCTATGATTCCATAGTAAATGAAGTAAGAGAAAAAGCTCTTTACTTTAGAAGCCTTTGTCAGAAAAATAATTGGGAAATGCCTGTAGAAGTTCCTTCTAATTGTATTACTGGTTTTTTTGTGTACCGGAATGGAGATATACTTTTTGCGGAGTTAATGAAAATGGGGATATACATTATGCCTGGAGGAACACCAAATTATTTTCGTGTATCTCACTTGGGAGTGCAGACTTATGAAGATCTTGATAGATTGGCTAGTTGTATAAAAGAGATAGAAAATCGTTAA
- a CDS encoding adenylyltransferase/cytidyltransferase family protein, producing the protein MEKKKVKVFTSGSFDLFHVGHLNILEKSAALGDELIVGVSTDELIEKYKGMKPIVPFEQRFKIISALKCVTKVVRQVKLTEIAQLQREEIDIVTIGDDWLDKYLEGLEWMKAQPNKKVIYFPYTPGVSTTSIKKEIIDSTNQIIEAALQREAALEYNWKEDERK; encoded by the coding sequence ATGGAAAAGAAGAAAGTAAAAGTCTTTACTTCAGGAAGTTTTGACTTATTTCATGTGGGGCATCTTAATATATTAGAAAAGTCTGCAGCTTTAGGAGATGAATTGATTGTTGGGGTGAGCACAGATGAATTGATCGAAAAATATAAGGGAATGAAACCAATTGTCCCTTTTGAACAACGTTTTAAGATTATTTCGGCATTGAAATGCGTGACTAAAGTGGTTAGGCAAGTGAAGCTGACAGAGATTGCACAACTTCAGCGAGAAGAGATTGATATTGTGACGATTGGTGATGATTGGTTGGATAAATATTTGGAGGGCTTAGAATGGATGAAAGCCCAACCTAATAAAAAAGTGATCTATTTTCCTTATACTCCCGGCGTTAGCACTACCAGCATTAAAAAAGAGATAATAGACAGTACGAATCAGATTATTGAAGCTGCTTTACAGCGAGAAGCTGCTCTTGAATATAACTGGAAAGAAGACGAAAGAAAGTGA